In Gossypium arboreum isolate Shixiya-1 chromosome 6, ASM2569848v2, whole genome shotgun sequence, the following are encoded in one genomic region:
- the LOC108484203 gene encoding uncharacterized protein LOC108484203 isoform X1 translates to MSTTQQGTHSLAFRVMRLCKPSFHVEPPFRLDPADLFVGEDIFDDPLAAANLPPLLSSQLTKSMDSSDLTYSNRFLLHHPSDAMGFSGLLLLPQSFGAIYLGETFCSYISINNNSNFEVRDIIIKAEIQTERQRILLLDTSKSPVESVRAGGRYDFIVEHDVKELGAHTLVCTALYNDNDGERKYLPQFFKFVVANPLSVRTKVRTVKETTYLEACIENHTKSNLYMDQVEFEPAPHWSATVLKADELHPVDNSSTGGREIFKPPILIRSGGGIHNYLYQLKLASPDSAQMKVEGTNILGKLQITWRTNLGEPGRLQTQQILGTPISCKEIELQILEIPSLINLDKSFLVHLNLTNHTDRELGPFDVRLSQNSAHEEKNVMINGLQTIVLPQVEAFGSTDFHLSLIATKLGVQRISGITVSDTKEKKTYDPLPDVEIFVESD, encoded by the exons ATGAGCACGACTCAACAAGGAACCCACTCCCTTGCCTTCAGGGTGATGCGGCTTTGCAAGCCTTCTTTCCACGTCGAACCTCCCTTCCGCCTTGACCCCGCCGATCTCTTCGTCGGTGAAGACATCTTTGACGACCCACTCGCTGCCGCTAACCTTCCTCCGCTCTTATCTTCCCAACTCACTAAGTCAATGGACTCCTCCGATCTGACTTACAGCAACCGATTCCTCCTCCACCATCCATCTGATGCTATGGGCTTCTCTGGCCTCCTCCTCCTCCCTCAATCCTTCGG GGCGATTTATTTGGGAGAGACATTCTGCAGCTACATTAGCATCAATAATAACTCTAATTTTGAAGTCAGGGACATTATTATTAAG GCTGAAATTCAAACGGAGAGGCAGAGGATCCTCCTGCTGGATACATCAAAATCACCTGTTGAATCTGTACGTGCAGGCGGACGATATGATTTCATTGTGGAACATGATGTCAAGGAACTTGGAGCTCATAC GCTGGTTTGCACTGCATTGTACAATGATAATGATGGAGAAAGAAAATATCTTCCACAGTTTTTCAAGTTCGTTGTTGCTAACCCTTTATCAGTTAGGACAAAG GTCCGTACTGTCAAG GAAACTACCTATTTAGAAGCTTGCATAGAGAATCATACAAAATCAAACCTTTATATGGACCAAGTTGAGTTTGAACCGGCTCCTCATTGGAGTGCTACAGTACTAAAAGCTGATGAACTCCATCCTGTAGATAATTCATCAACTGG TGGcagagagatatttaagccaCCTATTCTTATCAGATCTGGTGGGGGAATTCACAATTACCTTTATCAACTGAAATTGGCTTCACCTGATTCTGCACAAATGAAGGTAGAGGGGACTAATATTCTTGGTAAACTTCAGATAACATGGCGTACAAATTTGGGTGAACCTGGTCGCTTGCAAACACAGCAAATTCTAGGCACT CCAATCAgttgcaaagagattgagttgcAAATCCTGGAGATTCCATCTCTAATCAATTTGGATAAGTCCTTTTTG GTACATCTAAATCTCACTAACCATACAGACAGAGAGTTGGGCCCATTTGATGTCCGGCTATCACAAAATAGCGCACATGAGGAGAAGAATGTTATGATTAATGGGCTTCAGACTATT GTATTACCACAGGTGGAAGCATTCGGTTCCACTGATTTCCATCTG AGCCTGATTGCAACTAAACTTGGAGTCCAGAGAATAAGTGGAATTACAGTGTCTGACACAAAAGAGAAGAAAACTTATGACCCATTGCCAGATGTCGAG ATCTTTGTGGAGTCTGATTGA
- the LOC108484203 gene encoding uncharacterized protein LOC108484203 isoform X2 codes for MSTTQQGTHSLAFRVMRLCKPSFHVEPPFRLDPADLFVGEDIFDDPLAAANLPPLLSSQLTKSMDSSDLTYSNRFLLHHPSDAMGFSGLLLLPQSFGAIYLGETFCSYISINNNSNFEVRDIIIKAEIQTERQRILLLDTSKSPVESVRAGGRYDFIVEHDVKELGAHTLVCTALYNDNDGERKYLPQFFKFVVANPLSVRTKVRTVKETTYLEACIENHTKSNLYMDQVEFEPAPHWSATVLKADELHPVDNSSTGSGGGIHNYLYQLKLASPDSAQMKVEGTNILGKLQITWRTNLGEPGRLQTQQILGTPISCKEIELQILEIPSLINLDKSFLVHLNLTNHTDRELGPFDVRLSQNSAHEEKNVMINGLQTIVLPQVEAFGSTDFHLSLIATKLGVQRISGITVSDTKEKKTYDPLPDVEIFVESD; via the exons ATGAGCACGACTCAACAAGGAACCCACTCCCTTGCCTTCAGGGTGATGCGGCTTTGCAAGCCTTCTTTCCACGTCGAACCTCCCTTCCGCCTTGACCCCGCCGATCTCTTCGTCGGTGAAGACATCTTTGACGACCCACTCGCTGCCGCTAACCTTCCTCCGCTCTTATCTTCCCAACTCACTAAGTCAATGGACTCCTCCGATCTGACTTACAGCAACCGATTCCTCCTCCACCATCCATCTGATGCTATGGGCTTCTCTGGCCTCCTCCTCCTCCCTCAATCCTTCGG GGCGATTTATTTGGGAGAGACATTCTGCAGCTACATTAGCATCAATAATAACTCTAATTTTGAAGTCAGGGACATTATTATTAAG GCTGAAATTCAAACGGAGAGGCAGAGGATCCTCCTGCTGGATACATCAAAATCACCTGTTGAATCTGTACGTGCAGGCGGACGATATGATTTCATTGTGGAACATGATGTCAAGGAACTTGGAGCTCATAC GCTGGTTTGCACTGCATTGTACAATGATAATGATGGAGAAAGAAAATATCTTCCACAGTTTTTCAAGTTCGTTGTTGCTAACCCTTTATCAGTTAGGACAAAG GTCCGTACTGTCAAG GAAACTACCTATTTAGAAGCTTGCATAGAGAATCATACAAAATCAAACCTTTATATGGACCAAGTTGAGTTTGAACCGGCTCCTCATTGGAGTGCTACAGTACTAAAAGCTGATGAACTCCATCCTGTAGATAATTCATCAACTGG ATCTGGTGGGGGAATTCACAATTACCTTTATCAACTGAAATTGGCTTCACCTGATTCTGCACAAATGAAGGTAGAGGGGACTAATATTCTTGGTAAACTTCAGATAACATGGCGTACAAATTTGGGTGAACCTGGTCGCTTGCAAACACAGCAAATTCTAGGCACT CCAATCAgttgcaaagagattgagttgcAAATCCTGGAGATTCCATCTCTAATCAATTTGGATAAGTCCTTTTTG GTACATCTAAATCTCACTAACCATACAGACAGAGAGTTGGGCCCATTTGATGTCCGGCTATCACAAAATAGCGCACATGAGGAGAAGAATGTTATGATTAATGGGCTTCAGACTATT GTATTACCACAGGTGGAAGCATTCGGTTCCACTGATTTCCATCTG AGCCTGATTGCAACTAAACTTGGAGTCCAGAGAATAAGTGGAATTACAGTGTCTGACACAAAAGAGAAGAAAACTTATGACCCATTGCCAGATGTCGAG ATCTTTGTGGAGTCTGATTGA